A genomic region of Brevibacillus sp. JNUCC-41 contains the following coding sequences:
- a CDS encoding amino acid ABC transporter permease, with the protein MDIIVAALPILLKGLQVTLYIFVIAIILGFLIGLLVALLRLAPIKILNWIAKVYVDAIRGTPFIVQLFFIYFGVNSLNLISLDSTTAGIITVAINAGAYFAEIIRAGIQSIDKGQTEAARSIGFTGTQTMRYVVLPQAFRRMLPTITNQSIISLKDTSLLSVIGIADLTQQGQIQASATFEAFKIWLAVGVIYFIIIYLLTLIANFIERRVQVR; encoded by the coding sequence ATGGATATAATTGTTGCGGCTTTGCCAATTTTATTAAAAGGACTTCAGGTGACACTTTATATCTTTGTGATTGCCATTATCCTAGGTTTTTTGATTGGTTTACTGGTCGCTTTGCTGCGACTTGCCCCCATCAAGATCTTGAACTGGATTGCAAAGGTTTATGTGGATGCGATACGAGGGACACCGTTCATCGTGCAGTTGTTCTTTATCTATTTTGGTGTGAATTCACTGAATTTGATTTCTTTGGACAGTACAACAGCTGGAATAATTACCGTTGCCATCAATGCAGGGGCATATTTTGCTGAAATAATAAGGGCGGGGATACAATCCATCGATAAAGGACAAACGGAAGCCGCAAGATCGATCGGGTTCACGGGTACTCAAACAATGAGGTATGTCGTGCTGCCGCAAGCCTTTAGAAGGATGCTGCCTACGATTACGAACCAATCGATCATCAGCTTGAAAGACACTTCGCTATTATCCGTCATTGGTATAGCCGATTTAACCCAGCAAGGTCAGATTCAAGCTTCGGCAACCTTTGAAGCATTCAAGATTTGGCTGGCCGTTGGTGTGATTTACTTTATCATCATCTATTTGTTAACCCTAATTGCTAATTTCATAGAAAGGAGGGTACAAGTTCGATGA
- a CDS encoding potassium channel family protein, translating to MRITVKKIIYYLIKLRGRIFIPFAILYILVAAYVAYSIEPQTFESYLTSVYWVLTTLATVGFGDYAPVTDLGKAFTIGLYITGIGLVSLFIGKIIKSVYLIEKRKVGGKMKYTGKNHIILIGWSDKSKSALQEIFKSDETIDIVIIDNLEKAPMLEERLFYVRGDATDEETLLRANLPRAKGVIIFADQITQDNYATKDPLLVDGKTLLVATAITAIEEKTSTSIHVTAEVINQKHIRLFERVQVDEFIPTQEMISHAAVRSLFSHGVIHMYSELMSTKYEETMYEISKQDEWLTYRDAFIDLLNKGATLVANRGDLNINQKLDERIPDDAQLFVICDKETISQINSDIH from the coding sequence ATGAGGATTACGGTAAAAAAAATAATATATTACCTGATTAAATTAAGAGGTAGAATCTTTATTCCATTTGCCATTTTATACATATTAGTTGCTGCGTATGTTGCTTATTCTATAGAGCCACAGACCTTCGAATCATATTTAACCTCAGTTTACTGGGTTCTTACAACGCTTGCTACGGTTGGCTTTGGAGACTATGCGCCGGTCACCGACCTTGGAAAAGCATTTACCATTGGTCTTTACATCACTGGTATCGGGCTTGTTAGTCTTTTCATTGGAAAAATCATTAAATCTGTATATCTTATCGAAAAACGTAAAGTTGGTGGAAAAATGAAATATACAGGTAAAAATCATATCATTCTGATTGGATGGAGTGATAAGTCAAAATCAGCACTCCAAGAAATTTTTAAATCTGATGAAACCATTGATATTGTAATCATTGATAACTTGGAAAAAGCCCCCATGTTGGAGGAGCGTCTGTTTTATGTTCGCGGTGATGCTACCGATGAAGAAACTTTACTCCGTGCAAATCTTCCTAGAGCAAAAGGTGTTATCATTTTTGCTGACCAAATAACACAAGATAATTATGCTACAAAAGATCCATTACTCGTCGATGGAAAGACATTATTGGTCGCCACTGCCATAACGGCCATTGAGGAAAAAACGAGTACGTCCATTCATGTCACCGCCGAAGTGATCAATCAAAAGCATATTCGTTTATTCGAGCGTGTACAGGTGGATGAGTTTATTCCTACACAAGAAATGATCTCCCACGCTGCAGTACGGTCATTATTTTCTCATGGAGTCATCCATATGTATTCTGAACTTATGAGCACAAAGTATGAAGAAACTATGTATGAGATTTCTAAACAAGATGAATGGTTAACCTATCGTGATGCGTTCATAGATCTCCTTAATAAAGGAGCCACACTGGTAGCAAATCGTGGTGATCTCAACATAAACCAAAAATTAGATGAACGAATTCCTGACGATGCACAGCTTTTCGTCATTTGTGATAAAGAGACCATTTCCCAAATAAATTCAGATATACATTAG
- a CDS encoding transporter substrate-binding domain-containing protein, with product MKKLGLLSMFLILTIFISACGTNEEKSAGEEKEPEKVYKIGVDTTYPPFEFKEGNEYKGIDIELINAIAKDQDFKIKLSPMDFGGIIPAMQANQLDVAIAGMSITEERKKVVDFSTPYFDAGLTIVVKNDNTSTKTVKDLKGKTIAVKKGTTGAKYAQDNATKLGIKVVQFNDSPAMFQEVANGNADALIEDYPVISYAIAQKDLGLKIVGDRLNGDQYGIAVLKGQNKDLLKKINDGLANLKKDGTYDEIIKTYLGE from the coding sequence ATGAAGAAACTTGGTTTATTGAGTATGTTTTTGATTCTAACTATCTTTATCTCGGCTTGTGGAACCAATGAAGAAAAAAGTGCAGGTGAGGAAAAGGAACCAGAAAAGGTATATAAAATTGGTGTGGATACGACTTATCCTCCTTTTGAATTTAAAGAGGGGAACGAATATAAAGGTATTGATATAGAATTGATTAATGCAATCGCGAAAGACCAGGATTTTAAAATCAAATTGTCTCCGATGGATTTTGGCGGAATCATTCCGGCCATGCAAGCCAATCAGCTTGATGTGGCCATTGCGGGCATGAGCATTACAGAGGAAAGAAAAAAGGTAGTAGATTTCTCAACACCGTATTTTGATGCGGGATTAACAATAGTTGTTAAAAATGATAATACAAGCACTAAAACTGTTAAAGATCTTAAAGGAAAAACCATTGCAGTCAAAAAAGGGACAACAGGTGCTAAATATGCACAGGATAATGCTACGAAACTAGGAATTAAAGTAGTTCAATTCAATGATAGTCCAGCGATGTTCCAGGAAGTGGCCAACGGTAATGCGGATGCTCTTATAGAAGATTACCCGGTTATCTCCTATGCGATCGCCCAAAAAGATCTTGGGTTGAAAATCGTAGGTGACCGTTTGAATGGTGACCAATATGGAATTGCTGTATTGAAGGGACAAAACAAGGATTTATTGAAGAAAATAAATGATGGTCTTGCCAATCTGAAAAAAGACGGCACGTATGATGAAATTATTAAAACGTATCTTGGTGAATAA